Proteins from a single region of Bos javanicus breed banteng chromosome 25, ARS-OSU_banteng_1.0, whole genome shotgun sequence:
- the LAMTOR4 gene encoding ragulator complex protein LAMTOR4, giving the protein MTSALTQGLERIPDQLGYLVLSEGAVLASSGDLENDEQAASAISELVSTACGFRLHQGMSVPFKRLSVVFGEHTLLVTVSGQRVFVVKRQNRGREPIDV; this is encoded by the exons ATG ACTTCGGCACTGACCCAGGGGCTGGAGCGAATCCCCGACCAGCTTGGCTACCTGGTGCTGAGTGAAGGCGCGGTGCTGGCG TCATCTGGGGATCTGGAGAATGACGAGCAGGCTGCCAGCGCCATCTCTGAGCTCGTCAGCACGGCCTGCGGTTTCCGGCTGCACCAAGGCATGAGCGTACCCTTCAAGCGTCTGTCGG TGGTCTTTGGAGAACACACACTGCTTGTGACCGTGTCGGGACAGAGGGTGTTTGTGGTGAAGAGGCAGAACCGAGGCCGGGAGCCCATTGACGTGTGA